One Dietzia sp. JS16-p6b genomic window carries:
- a CDS encoding 1,4-dihydroxy-2-naphthoate polyprenyltransferase: MTRETDFSDAAEHPEHPEDPEHPARPAGASLSDWLQGARPRTWPNAFAPVLVGSAAAALAGGFVWWKALLALVVAWSFIVGVNYANDYSDGIRGTDDDRVGPLRLVGSGLARPQAVKWAAFAFLGLGGLAGVVLSVTSAPWLIAVGLVCILAAWFYTGGRSPYGYRGLGEVAVFVFFGLVAVTGTQFTQLGSVTWYALVAAVAVGSFSCAVNLTNNLRDIPSDTEAGKITLAVRLGDSRTRGLHAVLELLVPLLATLALIPATPWALLGLLAMPVAWRANAPVRARATGAGLIPALTVAGMAMLAWSVLVSAGMLIASL; the protein is encoded by the coding sequence ATGACCCGCGAGACCGACTTCTCCGATGCCGCCGAGCACCCCGAGCACCCCGAAGACCCCGAGCACCCCGCCCGGCCCGCCGGCGCCTCCTTGTCCGACTGGCTCCAGGGGGCCCGACCACGGACGTGGCCCAACGCGTTCGCGCCGGTGCTGGTGGGTTCGGCGGCCGCGGCGCTGGCCGGTGGCTTCGTCTGGTGGAAGGCGCTGCTCGCACTGGTGGTGGCGTGGTCGTTCATCGTGGGCGTCAACTACGCCAACGACTACTCCGACGGCATCCGCGGAACGGACGACGACCGCGTGGGCCCGCTGCGACTCGTGGGGTCGGGACTCGCCCGCCCCCAGGCGGTGAAGTGGGCGGCGTTCGCGTTCCTCGGTCTGGGCGGCCTGGCCGGGGTGGTGCTCAGCGTCACCTCGGCGCCGTGGCTGATCGCCGTGGGGCTGGTGTGCATCCTCGCTGCCTGGTTCTACACCGGCGGCAGGAGCCCCTACGGGTACCGCGGCCTCGGCGAGGTGGCGGTGTTCGTGTTCTTCGGTCTGGTGGCCGTGACCGGCACCCAGTTCACCCAGCTCGGGTCCGTCACCTGGTACGCGCTCGTCGCGGCGGTGGCCGTGGGCAGCTTCTCCTGCGCGGTCAACCTCACCAACAATCTGCGGGACATCCCGTCCGACACCGAGGCGGGCAAGATCACGCTGGCCGTCCGGCTGGGCGACTCACGGACCCGGGGCCTGCACGCCGTCCTGGAGTTGCTGGTGCCGCTCCTGGCCACGCTGGCGCTGATCCCGGCGACGCCGTGGGCGCTGCTGGGTCTGTTGGCGATGCCGGTCGCGTGGAGGGCCAACGCGCCGGTCCGGGCGCGCGCCACGGGCGCCGGGCTCATCCCCGCGCTCACGGTGGCCGGGATGGCCATGCTCGCCTGGAGCGTCCTGGTCAGCGCCGGGATGCTGATCGCCTCCCTATAG
- a CDS encoding o-succinylbenzoate synthase gives MTSVPGPESIDDLLARVHVVALPMRVRFRGVTEREVALVEGPAGWGEFGPFPEYDDPEAAHWLRSALEMAWQGPPTPLRSRVAVNATVPAISAGEVAGILDRFPGCSTVKIKVAERGQQLVDDVARVAAVLQARPDARVRVDANGAWTVAEAAHAVRVLDQAVRAVDSRRAPGTGPVALDGRGLEYVEQPCATVDELVQLRARLAADGVHVDVAADESIRRAEDPLRVVRAGGADRAVVKVAPLGGPRRLLAVAAELGVPVTVSSALDSAVGVAAGVAAAAALPGVRSGPDRAGGDGAGGDGDVVEGTGGDDIPAAGLGTGGFFVEDVVEPGVFSLVEGCLPVAAVSPDPARLEGLRASADRRDWWMDRIRRCHERLQPR, from the coding sequence ATGACATCCGTACCGGGCCCCGAGTCGATCGACGATCTGCTCGCCCGCGTCCACGTGGTGGCCCTGCCGATGCGGGTCCGGTTCCGTGGCGTCACCGAGCGGGAGGTGGCGCTGGTCGAGGGGCCGGCCGGGTGGGGCGAGTTCGGTCCCTTCCCGGAATACGACGACCCCGAGGCCGCCCACTGGCTGCGCTCCGCGCTCGAGATGGCGTGGCAGGGCCCGCCGACGCCGCTGCGCTCGCGGGTCGCCGTCAACGCGACGGTCCCGGCGATCTCGGCGGGCGAGGTGGCGGGCATCCTCGACCGGTTCCCCGGATGCTCCACGGTGAAGATCAAGGTGGCCGAGAGGGGGCAGCAACTCGTCGACGACGTCGCGCGGGTCGCCGCGGTCCTGCAGGCCCGCCCCGACGCCCGCGTCCGGGTGGATGCCAACGGGGCCTGGACGGTCGCCGAGGCCGCACACGCGGTCCGCGTCCTGGATCAGGCGGTCCGCGCGGTCGACTCCCGCCGGGCGCCGGGCACGGGGCCGGTCGCCCTCGACGGACGCGGCCTGGAGTACGTCGAGCAGCCGTGCGCCACCGTCGATGAGTTGGTGCAGCTGCGCGCGCGCCTGGCCGCCGACGGGGTGCATGTGGACGTGGCAGCCGACGAGTCCATCCGCCGCGCCGAGGACCCGCTTCGCGTGGTGCGGGCGGGCGGCGCGGACCGTGCGGTGGTCAAGGTCGCCCCCCTGGGCGGGCCCCGCAGACTCCTCGCCGTGGCCGCGGAACTGGGTGTGCCGGTCACCGTCTCGAGCGCCCTGGACTCGGCCGTGGGGGTCGCGGCCGGGGTCGCTGCGGCCGCGGCGCTCCCGGGCGTCCGCTCCGGGCCTGACCGGGCGGGAGGCGACGGAGCGGGAGGCGACGGAGACGTCGTCGAGGGAACCGGAGGCGACGACATCCCCGCCGCAGGACTGGGCACCGGCGGGTTCTTCGTGGAGGACGTGGTGGAACCCGGCGTGTTCTCACTGGTCGAGGGCTGTCTACCGGTGGCGGCGGTGTCCCCGGACCCGGCGAGGCTGGAGGGCCTGCGAGCGAGCGCCGACCGCCGGGACTGGTGGATGGATCGCATCCGCCGCTGCCACGAGCGGCTCCAGCCCCGGTGA
- a CDS encoding enoyl-CoA hydratase, with amino-acid sequence MSTPYVLVERSGPIARVTLDRPDRRNPLSLRMMREATAAIRDLGDDPSCGVVVVTGSGPALSAGHEIGEMINRTLDEEREVFDTCVELMESIQAIRQPVIAEVQGHAIAAGCQLVATCDLAVAVDTARFGTPGVRIGLFCSTPMVAVSRNIGRKRALQMLLTGETIDAATAVEWGLVNAAVPADRLRARVDELATRIAVASPLTLEIGKQAFYRQIDLPQDEAYREMAETMATNAMTCDAQEGMSAFLDKRTPQWRGE; translated from the coding sequence GTGAGCACCCCGTACGTCCTCGTCGAGCGCAGCGGCCCGATCGCGCGCGTGACCCTCGACCGGCCCGATCGCCGCAACCCCCTGTCGTTGCGGATGATGCGCGAGGCCACTGCCGCCATCCGCGACCTCGGTGACGACCCGTCGTGCGGCGTGGTGGTGGTGACGGGGTCGGGCCCGGCGCTGTCCGCCGGGCACGAGATCGGCGAGATGATCAACCGCACCCTGGACGAGGAGCGCGAGGTCTTCGACACCTGCGTCGAGCTCATGGAGTCGATCCAGGCCATCCGCCAGCCCGTGATCGCGGAGGTGCAGGGCCACGCCATCGCCGCCGGGTGTCAGCTCGTGGCGACCTGCGACCTCGCCGTGGCCGTCGACACCGCGAGGTTCGGCACCCCGGGCGTGAGGATCGGCCTGTTCTGCTCGACCCCCATGGTGGCGGTCTCGCGGAACATCGGCCGCAAACGCGCGCTCCAGATGCTCCTGACCGGCGAGACGATCGACGCCGCCACCGCGGTCGAGTGGGGCCTGGTCAACGCCGCGGTACCCGCAGACCGGCTCCGGGCCCGTGTGGACGAGCTCGCCACCCGGATCGCCGTCGCCAGCCCGCTCACGCTGGAGATCGGGAAGCAGGCCTTCTACCGCCAGATCGATCTACCCCAGGACGAGGCGTACCGCGAGATGGCCGAGACGATGGCCACCAACGCGATGACATGCGACGCCCAGGAGGGCATGTCCGCGTTCCTGGACAAGCGCACCCCGCAGTGGCGTGGGGAGTGA
- the menE gene encoding o-succinylbenzoate--CoA ligase translates to MPATRELRVLPVPGGTAVAELYPEFEQLLDDRGPALLPVPADDPVRTRLLSDAMRPGDPVDDRTALVVSTSGSTGTPKGAMLSAAALAASASATDAFLGGPGRWLLALPGHHIAGLQVILRSLRAGMEPVVVDVTEGFDPASLPDAVAACRVGVNTGAPGRGAPPRAYTSLVPGQLAKVLDDGPPEAVAALASLDAVLLGGASAAPDLLARAAGAGIRVVRTYGMSETAGGCVYDGLPLDGVEMEIDDDSGRVWLSGPQLALGYRNAPAHPAFARAGWFRTDDAGRVGEDGRLRILGRLDEALSVGGLTLLPQAVEDSLRQHAAVVDVVVVGIPDARLGTRPVAAVTLRTAATPDELRSHVTAMLGAHSAPAAVAVVDALPLLPGGKIDRRTVAARFVDGTIGG, encoded by the coding sequence ATGCCCGCCACCCGCGAACTGCGCGTGCTGCCCGTGCCCGGCGGCACGGCGGTGGCCGAGCTGTACCCCGAGTTCGAGCAGCTACTCGACGACCGCGGCCCGGCCCTGCTGCCCGTCCCGGCCGACGATCCGGTGCGTACGCGCCTGCTCTCGGACGCCATGCGGCCCGGTGACCCCGTCGACGACCGCACGGCGCTGGTGGTGAGCACCTCCGGCTCGACGGGCACTCCCAAGGGGGCGATGCTCTCGGCTGCGGCGTTGGCCGCGTCAGCGTCCGCCACGGATGCGTTCCTCGGCGGGCCGGGCCGCTGGCTGCTGGCACTTCCCGGACACCACATCGCCGGCCTGCAGGTGATCCTGCGCAGCCTCCGAGCAGGCATGGAGCCGGTCGTGGTGGACGTGACCGAGGGATTCGATCCGGCGTCCCTCCCGGACGCGGTGGCCGCCTGCCGGGTGGGTGTGAACACCGGGGCGCCCGGCCGCGGTGCACCCCCGCGCGCCTACACCTCCCTGGTCCCCGGCCAGCTGGCCAAGGTCCTCGACGACGGCCCGCCCGAGGCCGTCGCCGCCCTGGCCTCACTCGACGCCGTGTTGCTGGGTGGAGCATCGGCCGCCCCGGACCTGCTCGCCCGGGCCGCCGGGGCCGGGATCAGGGTGGTGCGTACCTACGGCATGAGTGAGACCGCCGGCGGGTGCGTCTACGACGGTCTGCCGCTCGACGGAGTGGAGATGGAGATCGACGACGACTCCGGCCGCGTCTGGCTATCCGGCCCGCAGCTCGCCCTGGGGTACCGCAACGCGCCCGCTCACCCGGCGTTCGCCCGCGCGGGATGGTTCCGGACCGACGACGCCGGACGGGTCGGTGAGGACGGCAGGCTCCGGATCCTGGGCAGACTCGACGAGGCGCTGAGCGTCGGCGGGCTCACGCTCCTGCCGCAGGCGGTCGAGGACTCGCTCCGTCAGCACGCCGCGGTGGTCGACGTCGTCGTCGTCGGGATCCCGGATGCCCGCCTCGGCACCCGGCCCGTCGCGGCGGTCACCCTGCGGACCGCGGCCACCCCGGACGAGCTCCGCTCCCACGTCACCGCGATGCTCGGGGCCCACTCGGCGCCCGCCGCGGTGGCCGTCGTGGACGCACTTCCGCTGTTGCCGGGCGGCAAGATCGACCGGCGGACCGTCGCGGCACGGTTCGTCGATGGGACAATCGGAGGATGA
- a CDS encoding protein-tyrosine-phosphatase, with product MAIRVMTVCTGNMCRSPLAERLLAARAARAGLDVVVESAGTRAVNGVEIHPETRRVLEAYGGSAEGFGARLLSPRVLGGHDLVLTATRAHRDAVQEMAPLLWKRTYTLLEAAHLADTDRALTLRGLSRARLGVDTDDPAWDIEDPIGRQPEVFDRTGTQISHAVDSIVDLLGRRG from the coding sequence ATGGCGATCCGGGTGATGACGGTCTGTACCGGCAACATGTGTCGGTCACCGCTGGCCGAGCGCCTGCTCGCCGCGCGCGCCGCCCGAGCGGGTCTCGACGTGGTGGTGGAGTCCGCCGGGACGAGGGCGGTCAACGGCGTGGAGATCCACCCCGAGACCCGCCGGGTGCTCGAGGCGTATGGCGGGAGCGCGGAGGGTTTCGGCGCCCGGCTCCTGTCGCCACGAGTGCTCGGGGGTCACGATCTGGTCCTCACCGCCACGCGCGCCCACCGCGACGCCGTCCAGGAGATGGCGCCGCTGCTGTGGAAGAGGACCTACACGTTGCTGGAGGCGGCCCATCTGGCCGACACGGACCGGGCTCTGACGCTCCGGGGCCTGTCGCGGGCCCGCCTCGGCGTGGACACCGACGATCCGGCGTGGGACATCGAGGACCCGATCGGCCGCCAGCCGGAGGTCTTCGACCGGACGGGGACGCAGATCAGCCACGCGGTCGACTCGATCGTCGATCTCCTGGGCCGCCGGGGGTGA
- a CDS encoding 1,4-dihydroxy-2-naphthoyl-CoA synthase: MTESSAAQGETANPFDPSQWREVEGFRSGEDLTDLTYHRHVGESRADGIVRIAFDRPEVRNAFRPHTVDELYRVFDHARRSPDVGTVLFTGNGPSAKDGGWAFCSGGDQRIRGRSGYQYSTEHDSDVAGATADKVDQARVKAEGGRLHILEVQRLIRTMPKVVICLVSGWAAGGGHSLHVVSDLTLASREHARFKQTDADVGSFDAGYGSAYLAKQVGQKFAREIFFLGQAYTAEEMFQMGAVNRVVDHAELESTAIEWARLINGKSPTAQRMLKFAFNLTDDGLMGQQVFAGEATRLAYMTDEAVEGRDAFLEKRAPDWDDFPYYY; the protein is encoded by the coding sequence ATGACCGAGAGCAGCGCAGCGCAGGGCGAGACCGCGAACCCGTTCGATCCGTCGCAGTGGCGGGAGGTCGAGGGCTTTCGCAGCGGCGAGGACCTCACGGACCTGACCTACCATCGTCACGTGGGCGAGAGCCGGGCCGACGGAATCGTGCGGATCGCCTTCGACCGCCCCGAGGTGCGCAACGCCTTCCGCCCGCACACCGTGGACGAGCTGTACCGGGTCTTCGACCACGCGCGCCGCTCCCCCGACGTGGGGACCGTGCTGTTCACCGGCAACGGGCCGAGCGCCAAGGACGGCGGCTGGGCGTTCTGCTCGGGCGGGGACCAGCGCATCCGTGGGCGGTCCGGGTACCAGTACTCCACCGAGCACGACTCGGACGTGGCCGGCGCGACGGCGGACAAGGTCGACCAGGCGCGGGTGAAGGCCGAGGGCGGACGTCTGCACATCCTGGAGGTGCAGCGACTCATCCGCACCATGCCCAAGGTGGTGATCTGCCTGGTGAGCGGGTGGGCGGCGGGCGGGGGTCACTCGCTGCACGTGGTGAGCGACCTGACCCTGGCCAGCCGCGAGCACGCCCGGTTCAAGCAGACCGACGCCGACGTGGGGTCCTTCGACGCCGGATACGGCAGCGCCTACCTGGCCAAGCAGGTGGGCCAGAAGTTCGCGCGCGAGATCTTCTTCCTCGGTCAGGCGTACACGGCCGAGGAGATGTTCCAGATGGGCGCCGTGAACCGGGTCGTGGACCACGCCGAGCTGGAGAGCACCGCGATCGAGTGGGCGCGGCTGATCAACGGCAAGTCGCCCACCGCGCAGCGGATGCTCAAGTTCGCGTTCAACCTCACCGACGACGGACTGATGGGCCAGCAGGTGTTCGCCGGCGAGGCCACCCGACTGGCGTACATGACCGACGAGGCCGTGGAGGGCCGGGACGCGTTCCTGGAGAAGCGGGCCCCGGACTGGGACGACTTCCCCTACTACTACTGA
- a CDS encoding ABC transporter ATP-binding protein — MTPPPEIAIRARGLRKTYTRGRVQVRALDGVDVTVEKGRWTAIMGPSGSGKSTLMHCLAGLDSPDQGTVSIGSTDITRLGDAGRTRLRRARVGFVFQSFNLVPSLSVRENIVLPVRMTLRRPDRDRLDSLAGELGIGDLLRRRPHELSGGQQQRVAIARALLPRPDVVFADEPTGNLDSESGEAVLGLLGACARESGQTVVMVTHDTHAAAHTDTALILADGRIADEVGSPTQDTVDAAMRTLAGRRAATA, encoded by the coding sequence GTGACCCCACCCCCCGAGATCGCGATCCGGGCGCGCGGCCTGCGCAAGACCTACACCCGCGGCCGGGTGCAGGTCAGGGCCCTCGACGGCGTGGACGTGACGGTGGAAAAGGGGCGGTGGACCGCGATCATGGGCCCCTCCGGCAGCGGCAAGTCCACGCTCATGCACTGCCTGGCCGGACTCGACTCCCCTGATCAGGGCACGGTGTCGATCGGGTCGACCGACATCACCCGCCTCGGCGACGCCGGTCGGACGCGCCTGCGACGGGCCAGGGTCGGGTTCGTGTTCCAGTCCTTCAACCTCGTCCCCTCCCTCTCGGTGCGCGAGAACATCGTCCTGCCCGTCCGGATGACGCTGCGCCGCCCGGACCGCGACCGGCTCGACTCCCTGGCGGGCGAGCTCGGTATCGGCGACCTGCTGCGTCGTCGCCCGCACGAACTCTCGGGCGGCCAGCAGCAGCGGGTGGCGATCGCCCGCGCACTGCTCCCCCGGCCCGACGTGGTCTTCGCCGACGAACCCACCGGCAACCTCGACTCCGAATCCGGGGAGGCGGTGCTCGGCCTGCTCGGTGCGTGCGCTCGGGAGAGCGGCCAGACCGTGGTCATGGTCACCCACGACACCCACGCCGCCGCCCACACGGACACGGCGTTGATCCTGGCCGACGGGCGGATCGCCGACGAGGTCGGCTCCCCCACCCAGGACACCGTCGACGCCGCCATGCGCACGCTCGCCGGCCGGCGCGCGGCCACCGCGTGA
- a CDS encoding DUF4229 domain-containing protein — protein sequence MSERDESAIPAQAPAGTSPGARLARNMMFYTVLRLLMVVALTLIVIGIGRLAGVDVPVLVAAIISVVIALPLSMVLFTRLRAEINSDISAVDANRRVKRDDLRRRMDEA from the coding sequence ATGAGCGAGCGAGACGAGTCAGCAATCCCGGCACAGGCGCCCGCCGGAACCAGTCCCGGCGCCCGCCTGGCCCGCAACATGATGTTCTACACGGTGTTGAGGCTGCTGATGGTCGTCGCACTGACCCTGATCGTCATCGGTATCGGCCGTCTCGCGGGCGTCGACGTGCCGGTCCTCGTCGCGGCGATCATCTCGGTGGTCATCGCGCTCCCGCTGTCGATGGTCCTGTTCACGCGCCTGCGCGCGGAGATCAACTCCGACATCTCGGCTGTGGACGCCAACCGTCGCGTCAAGCGGGACGACCTGCGACGTCGGATGGACGAGGCCTGA
- a CDS encoding ABC transporter permease, with translation MNPRLILGQLRANAVRYLGTVLAIAVAVGFVLASVGVLRTISASADATFGLRYAGTSVLVQNLGDRTSAGSDAGRAEAAEAQRLGLEAIASTPGVRAATVDTRSYVRVRVEGRAQQMTTATALAPDDDLRWQRLASGRLPDGPGEVAVRADSDIPLGASFEVRPPGGSDPSPVTVVGLFDLSGQPDLEAAFPLYTVDEQIQQWSAWGAGGDVRVAGDGSVPDPVLAERIAERLSALPGTSAVEVSTGAAEAEALAESFVGGRDVYTRALLAFTVLAVAVASLVIATTFAVVFAARVRESALLRCLGASRLQLRLSGAAEALVVAALATGLGLALGRTGVSAATGLAPRLGVTIPLQEVTVPPGAYALAAAVGLGVTLIAALPALWRATAGSPLEALRPADVRPDPWWRRLAMVLAGSAVAAAGWTAMGSAVDSRSVVEAGAWGVLTFLGALAVTTGALPTLLGVVGTVVGPALGPVGLLAARNTARSPRRTAATSAAVLVGVTLTSTMVTGIALLGPAIESRLVDRVPLDVAVTSPDGILPGALPERLAGMDGVAESLVVVDMYARDDEGRRTVLRVADPAGVAQVMRREITLPGPGEIVLPESSPVAAGAGDGDTVRFRFFTDDDTRDLVVRRTSDQWALAAPGSVPDWPLPRSPDGAPWPEDLEVPREFVPRTEQWLRMEDGLEGERLETALDRVRSAVVEAGPSLAVTETFASRDQVAGSVRTVLTSSALLLAVAVVLALVGVVNTLTLSIRERTREVGLLRGVGVTRAGVWRMLVLETALVAASASTLGVLIGTAFGRLGAVAMVGPENTGNIAPPVSDLITVGVGGVAAAVLAACLASIGAVRRQVAEI, from the coding sequence GTGAACCCCCGACTGATCCTGGGCCAGCTCCGCGCGAACGCGGTCCGCTACCTGGGCACGGTCCTGGCCATCGCCGTCGCGGTGGGCTTCGTCCTGGCCTCGGTGGGTGTCCTGCGCACGATCTCGGCCAGCGCGGACGCCACCTTCGGCCTGCGCTACGCGGGCACCTCGGTTCTCGTGCAGAACCTCGGCGACCGCACCTCCGCCGGTTCCGACGCGGGGCGCGCCGAGGCCGCGGAGGCGCAACGGCTCGGCCTGGAGGCCATCGCCTCCACTCCCGGGGTCCGGGCGGCCACGGTCGACACGCGATCGTACGTCCGGGTCCGTGTGGAGGGACGGGCCCAACAGATGACGACGGCGACGGCGCTGGCCCCCGACGACGACCTGCGATGGCAGAGGCTGGCCTCCGGCAGACTGCCCGACGGGCCCGGTGAGGTGGCCGTGCGCGCGGACTCTGATATCCCCCTGGGCGCGTCATTCGAGGTCCGGCCGCCCGGCGGCTCCGATCCCTCCCCCGTCACGGTGGTGGGCCTGTTCGACCTGTCGGGCCAGCCTGATCTCGAGGCCGCGTTCCCGCTGTACACCGTCGACGAACAGATCCAGCAGTGGTCCGCCTGGGGCGCCGGCGGAGACGTTCGCGTGGCCGGGGACGGCTCGGTGCCCGACCCCGTTCTCGCGGAACGGATAGCCGAACGCCTCTCCGCCCTCCCGGGGACCTCGGCCGTGGAGGTCTCCACCGGCGCCGCGGAGGCCGAGGCGCTCGCCGAGTCGTTCGTGGGGGGCCGCGACGTCTATACCCGGGCCCTGCTCGCCTTCACCGTCCTGGCCGTGGCGGTGGCCTCACTGGTGATCGCGACGACCTTCGCCGTGGTGTTCGCCGCCCGCGTCCGCGAGAGCGCGCTGCTGCGCTGCCTGGGCGCCTCGCGGCTGCAGCTGCGCCTGTCCGGGGCTGCCGAGGCACTGGTGGTGGCCGCCCTCGCCACCGGTCTCGGACTGGCCCTGGGCCGGACGGGGGTCTCGGCGGCCACGGGGCTGGCTCCGAGGCTCGGGGTGACGATCCCGCTCCAGGAGGTCACCGTGCCGCCCGGCGCGTACGCCCTCGCCGCCGCGGTCGGGCTCGGGGTCACCCTGATCGCCGCCCTGCCGGCGTTGTGGCGGGCCACCGCGGGGAGTCCGCTCGAGGCCCTCCGACCGGCCGACGTCCGCCCCGACCCGTGGTGGCGTCGCCTCGCGATGGTCCTGGCGGGGTCCGCCGTCGCGGCCGCGGGCTGGACGGCGATGGGATCCGCGGTGGACTCGCGGTCGGTGGTCGAGGCCGGGGCGTGGGGCGTGCTCACGTTCCTCGGGGCACTGGCGGTCACGACCGGGGCCCTGCCCACCCTGCTCGGGGTCGTCGGCACGGTCGTCGGGCCGGCCCTCGGCCCCGTCGGCCTCCTCGCTGCCCGCAACACCGCGCGCAGCCCACGCCGCACGGCCGCCACCTCGGCCGCCGTACTGGTCGGGGTGACGCTCACCTCGACCATGGTCACCGGGATCGCCCTGCTGGGGCCCGCCATCGAGTCGCGGCTGGTCGACCGCGTCCCGTTGGACGTCGCCGTCACCTCACCCGACGGGATCCTGCCCGGCGCGCTGCCCGAGCGACTCGCGGGCATGGACGGGGTCGCGGAGTCCCTCGTCGTCGTCGACATGTACGCCCGCGACGACGAGGGCAGAAGGACGGTCCTGCGCGTGGCCGACCCGGCCGGGGTCGCGCAGGTGATGCGCCGGGAGATCACACTTCCCGGCCCTGGCGAGATCGTCCTGCCCGAGTCCTCTCCCGTGGCCGCGGGCGCAGGTGACGGGGACACCGTCCGGTTCCGGTTCTTCACCGACGACGACACGCGGGACCTGGTGGTCCGTCGCACCAGCGACCAGTGGGCCCTCGCCGCCCCGGGCAGTGTGCCCGACTGGCCCCTGCCGCGGTCGCCGGACGGAGCGCCCTGGCCGGAGGACCTGGAGGTACCCCGGGAGTTCGTGCCCCGCACCGAGCAGTGGCTCCGGATGGAGGACGGGTTGGAAGGCGAGCGACTCGAGACGGCGCTCGACCGGGTGCGGTCGGCGGTCGTGGAGGCCGGCCCCTCGCTGGCGGTCACCGAGACCTTCGCCTCGCGGGACCAGGTCGCGGGATCCGTCCGGACCGTCCTGACGTCCAGTGCCCTGCTGCTCGCGGTGGCGGTGGTGCTGGCCCTGGTGGGGGTGGTCAACACGCTCACGCTGTCGATCCGGGAACGGACGCGCGAGGTCGGCCTCCTCCGCGGCGTGGGCGTCACCCGGGCCGGCGTCTGGCGGATGCTCGTCCTGGAGACGGCACTGGTGGCGGCGAGCGCCTCGACTCTCGGAGTGCTCATCGGCACGGCGTTCGGCCGACTCGGCGCGGTCGCGATGGTGGGACCCGAGAACACCGGTAACATCGCACCGCCGGTGAGCGATCTGATCACCGTGGGGGTCGGCGGGGTCGCGGCCGCGGTTCTCGCCGCCTGCCTGGCCTCGATCGGGGCGGTACGGAGACAGGTGGCCGAGATCTGA
- a CDS encoding WS/DGAT domain-containing protein — MAETRVRIPLRDQLWLMMDRPDNLMYINSIMWFAEVPDWEAVTEAIATRMVEPHPVFRRVPVRRGRRWYWQDDPDFDLSRHLVRSRLPEPGGRAEAEAYVAAQMSRPLPDDRPIWRTEFIEGYHGHGGEQEGALILFRVQHGMVDGIRLSQLVLGLCDHEDDDPLPRVGRELTSGGGGIVGAVGQVGAGLAKDSIGIARGVAGATIRFPVTLARLARDVAAPGGELTRVPTRVVESLADTIDSTNTTTNTYRSIFRLLFEPRTPDLSWSGRTHAEKKVSWVSGLELAAVKRVASLHDTTVTSVMIAAVSKALTRYLDAHGDRPVADINLMVPMSVTPNSDDLPEELGNHITLILMRLPLGIDDADELIDAITTSMTRVRYSFEPHITFASMLTVAVTPTAVQHAVIDLFANKTVGQLTSVPGPVSTVSLAGTVVEGMLGWVPMSGDQALGICVFSYDGKVSVGIATDAGLVPDPGRVAELIKDQFATFDGWEAQV, encoded by the coding sequence ATGGCGGAGACGAGGGTTCGGATCCCACTGCGGGATCAGCTGTGGCTGATGATGGACCGACCGGACAATCTCATGTACATCAACTCGATCATGTGGTTCGCCGAGGTCCCCGACTGGGAGGCGGTCACCGAGGCGATCGCCACCCGGATGGTGGAGCCCCACCCGGTGTTCCGCCGGGTCCCGGTGCGGCGGGGCCGACGCTGGTACTGGCAGGACGATCCGGACTTCGACCTCTCCCGCCACCTGGTCCGCAGTCGCCTCCCCGAACCGGGCGGACGCGCCGAGGCCGAGGCGTACGTCGCCGCGCAGATGAGCAGGCCGCTCCCCGACGACCGCCCCATCTGGCGCACCGAGTTCATCGAGGGATATCACGGCCACGGGGGAGAGCAGGAGGGGGCGCTCATCCTGTTCCGGGTCCAGCACGGGATGGTCGACGGAATCCGGTTGTCCCAGCTGGTCCTGGGATTGTGTGACCACGAGGACGACGACCCCCTGCCCCGGGTGGGACGGGAACTGACCTCGGGTGGGGGCGGGATCGTGGGGGCGGTCGGCCAGGTCGGGGCAGGACTGGCCAAGGACTCGATCGGCATCGCCCGCGGTGTCGCGGGTGCCACGATCAGGTTCCCGGTGACGCTCGCGCGACTGGCCAGGGACGTGGCGGCCCCCGGCGGGGAACTGACCCGGGTGCCCACTCGTGTCGTGGAATCCCTGGCCGACACCATCGACTCCACCAACACGACGACCAACACCTATCGCTCCATCTTCCGACTGCTGTTCGAGCCCCGGACCCCCGACCTGTCGTGGAGTGGACGGACGCACGCGGAGAAGAAGGTCTCCTGGGTCTCGGGACTGGAGCTCGCGGCCGTCAAGAGGGTGGCGTCACTGCACGACACCACCGTCACCTCGGTGATGATCGCCGCGGTGTCCAAAGCCCTCACCCGCTACCTCGACGCGCACGGTGACCGCCCGGTCGCCGACATCAACCTCATGGTGCCCATGTCGGTGACGCCGAACAGCGACGACCTCCCGGAGGAACTGGGCAACCACATCACCCTCATCCTCATGCGTCTGCCACTGGGCATCGACGACGCCGACGAGCTCATCGACGCCATCACCACGTCCATGACCCGGGTGCGCTATTCGTTCGAGCCACACATCACCTTCGCCTCGATGCTCACCGTGGCGGTCACCCCGACTGCGGTGCAGCACGCCGTGATCGACCTGTTCGCCAACAAGACCGTCGGTCAGCTCACCTCGGTGCCCGGACCCGTCTCCACGGTGAGCCTCGCCGGGACCGTGGTCGAGGGGATGCTGGGCTGGGTCCCGATGAGCGGCGACCAGGCGCTCGGGATCTGCGTCTTCAGCTACGACGGGAAGGTCTCCGTGGGGATCGCCACCGACGCCGGACTCGTGCCGGACCCGGGCCGGGTCGCCGAGCTGATCAAGGACCAGTTCGCGACGTTCGACGGCTGGGAGGCCCAGGTCTGA